The genomic segment GAGGAGGTCCCTGTCGTCGACGTCCTTCTCTCGACCCAGACCTCGGAGACGCCGGCGGCTTTTGCGGCTTTCCAGCCTGTGGTGGCCGTCGATGACCTTGAGGGTCCCCTTCCGGGCGAGGAGCGCCTTGGTCTTCCCCGAACCAACTCACAACCCACATGCACGGCAGGGTCGAACGGACTGGCGGCGCGTGTGCTGCTCTGCCGCCGCTGTGGAGAATACCTCTTTGACGCGGAGATGGACGAGCAAACATTGCACTTGGCCTACCAGGGGTACCGGCGGAGGCATGTCTTGCCCGGCTCGGATGATATCCGGTCGTCTGAGAGAGAAGTACGGGCCCTCCCAGCAACAGCTGGCGAAACTGTTAGGCTGGGGTCGCGTGACGGTGCAGCGCTACGAAAAGGGCTCGCTACAGGATATTGCCCGTGACCTGCTATTAAGACAGCTGGAAGATCCGCAGTTCATACGAAGATGCTGAGAAATTGAAAGTGCCGCTTTTACCCTAGCGCCAAGGGTTCCAGGATAGGCCCGAAAAATA from the Bacillota bacterium genome contains:
- a CDS encoding helix-turn-helix domain-containing protein; translated protein: MISGRLREKYGPSQQQLAKLLGWGRVTVQRYEKGSLQDIARDLLLRQLEDPQFIRRC